DNA from Vitis vinifera cultivar Pinot Noir 40024 chromosome 19, ASM3070453v1:
CCCAGATAAGAATAACATGAGATCACACAGAAGTAAAAAGCTTTAGCAAGGCATCCAAGACTGTTCAAAACCGGAACTTCAAAAGCCAAGCCCTTAAAAGTCAAATTCTGAATCTTCTTCCCCTGTGATAATTCAGTAGCTTCTCATGCACCTTATCCAGTCATAACAGCCTGTATGCCTTCAAGAGAACATCTTCAGGAGAACATATAGCATTGTCCTAGATTTGGGATAAAAACTGAATCTACCAAgtcagaaaagaaaaaggcttCCCAAGTACTAGCTTTGAACTCAGAAAATAGGCAACCTCAACATCCCTGAAGAACGAGATTCATGTTCCAACTGCATTGGCCACCCTGCTTTAGAGTCTCTATCAAAACTACCTTCTAAATCTAAATTCCAATTAGACTAATTCAATTTTAACTTAAGCATTTGAATGTTGATTGGCCTTAAATATTATTCATTCTCAATTAAGGAGACACAGTGCTAAATTATAATGCATCCATCATAAACAACTTTATAAGATTATCTCCCATAAAGAGTAGCTTTAACTGCTTGCTAAAAGCTGTTGATCACCTTTGTAATGTCTAACACTTAAAAAAGTACACAATAAATCTAGTGCATATCAATGGCAAAAGAACAGTAGACcacatttcataaaataatgagACTCAAGGGGAAAGATTATCAACCATATCAAAACATCATTATTTCATTAGGATGTGTTGCATAAATATCAGTGATCTAATAGGATATATTTGCCCAACTACTATCTTTTTCTTAATCAACTACTATCTTGTTCTTAATCATGTACAGCCCttcccttttttaaataaagaaactGTCTAATAGTAAATGCCAGCATTAAAAATTTTACTTCAAactactaaaaattatatattcaaaaaaataaataaaataattccaatCATAAATTTTTGTGATTAGCTGAAATTTCATACCAGATGCTGCTTATACACTACTTCCTCAATGTACCAAAAATGCAATATCTACACTCTTCCTgctgaaaaataaagaaatatataaataaataaaaccataaaCAGATGAAATATACTACTTGGCTGAGATTGATTAGAGACATCCATGATTGGTTGCTGAGAacacatgggaaaaaaaaaatttaaaattttctcaagtTCTGCTTTCTAAGATTTAGAACCAAAAaagtaaaattgaaaagaagggttttctttcctttttttctctcccATTTTCCTAGAAACCAACCAGAGGACAAGGGGAAAAAAGGAATTGAAATGCAAGTTAAAGAATTCAAATCCAAGAGCATAAACCAAAGAAAAAGTAAATgtactaaaaaaacaagaactttaaaaaattcaaaatttgcatAGTTAGCTGTAAATTCACACCTGTTTGCAGCTCTCTGTtctcatttcaaaaattcaatatcTACCCTTTTTCCTgctaaacaaaaacaacaagaaaaatTAGATACATTGTTTTGCGTTTGGTTGATGAGgaatctaaaattttcctagAAACAAACAGAGGATATAGAAAAGGACCCAAATCCAAGAGAATTAACAGGAAAGAAAGTAAATGTacttaaacaaataataaaaactttatGATCAGCTGAAATTTCCTACCTGATTCCTCCTCTTTGTAATTTTCAGAGACTAACCTCAATGGTCCAAACTACAATTATCTACACATTTCCTGCAAGagataattacaacaaataaatttaaaattaactgTGCGTTTGGCAGATAAGAAAGcgtaggaaaaaaaagaaagaaagaagaaaataaaattcagtaaaatttggtattaaaaaaaggaaaacgaaAATGGGAAGGGGGCAGGGGGTGCGTTTGGCTGCGGAGAAAgtgcaggaaaaaaaaaagagaggaaagaagTTAAAATTTGCCCGATAGTAGGGGATTAGTAATTGAgaagtaaagaaataaaaaagaagaattcaAGGAAAATAAGAAGAGTGGAAGGAAGAGGACAATGGGAATTTGAATCGAAAAGAACCGAACTCAGTACAACTATACGAGTGAAATTGGGGAAACGCACCGGGGagtttggctgctgagaaagTGCAAGAAAAACAGAAcagaaagaagaaataaaggCTTACTCGGGCTTCCATTTCGAAGATTGAAACCCAAAAATCAGAATTGGTAAGGGTTTCCTTCTTTCGCTTTTCTGCCCCCAATTTTCTCGAGAACCGAACGCAGATAGATCgataattgaaaaagaaaaaaaaaaaaaaaagaaagaagaagaaaaaaaatgcgaATGAAAGAGAAAAGCAAATAGCAATTGAGTCGAAAAGAGCCAAACTTAAAACAACTACTCGAGTGAAATTGGGTAAAACGACCGGGGCCTTTGCTGTTGTGAAAATTCAGGAAAAAAAAGagcagaaagaagaaatcaaaactTACTCGAGCTTCACTTTTGAAGATTGGAAACGCATAAATCAGAATTGAAAAGAAGGGTTTTCTTGTTTCCCTTTTCTGCCCCGATTTTCTCGAGAACCAAACGGGAAGGGATTGATAaccaaagaaagaagaagaaaaacgaaTGTAATTGAAAGAGAAAAGCAACTGGAAATTGAATcgaaaaaaaatgaacttaaaaCAACTATCCGAGTGAAATTAGGTAAAACGACGGGGGCGTTTGGCTGATGGGAAATAGCgggaaaaaaaagaacagaaagaagaaatcaaaactTACTCGAGCTTCGCTTTCCAGGATTGGAAACCCAAAAATCATAATGGCAAAAAGGGTTTTCTCGTTTCCATTTTCTGCCCCCAATTTTCTCGAGAACCAAACGGGGGATAGATTGAAAAtacaaaattgaaaagaaaggaaatcaaagaaagaagaaagacgagaaattgaagaaaagaaatgggAATGGAAGAGAGAAAAGCAAATGGGAATTGAATCAGAAAAgcgaagaagagagagagactCACCTTTCGACactggagagagagagagagagagggataTCAGAAGGAAAAGGGCTCTTTCTCTTACCtcaatttttagggttttattgaATGTAAAAGAGACTGCCCGTTCCAAAAATacgtaaaaattaaaaaaaatccagtcTTGACTTGGATAGGATCCTATTAGGGTCGGACCGGTTTGGATTGAGCCCGAGTTGAGTTGAATCGGGTAATAATCATATATGGGAAAATAttgctttttttattattatttatttatatcaaaataaagaaGCTCatatgtttggtaattattttttaaaattatgaaaaataatttttaagaactatttttaaaaataattatttgatttttgtaaaacaaaagtttatttaaaacctgaaatatttttaacttatttttaatattttaaaagtaatttttatgttaaatgttttatttttaattatttcacatatttgtgtaattatttttaaaacaatattcataaaataaatgaaaattatataaaacaattaaaaaatattttctaaaaataccatgtaaataaaaaataatttttaattgtcaaacgtatttctttttttaataataaaaattgttattgaaaacGGTTATCATACATATCCTCATTTTTCATTCTCGTATCATTTCTTGTTttagactatatatatatatagaaaaaataaaaatagaaggagtttaaaagagaaattaataTGGTGAAAATGTAGCACATTGTAATTACTATAAGGGGCAAAACTAAGaattggtttttatttaaaaggaaagatagagatttaatttttatggagGAGGTATCATTGAATTAATGACTAGAAGAGTTAGGAATGACAATGAGGTTTAATTTTTATGGAGGtattaatgatgataatggGTTAAGTCccctattcttaaaaaatatatctattCCAAGATAGagaatatttgttttaattttatatatgtggtaaaaaaatgaaaaatatattaaattgaaatttttttttattaattttatatataaagggGTGAAATAGGATAATGTAATAATCCCGAATTCATCACAAACCCAAcaggtttaaattttttttgtcaaaccCTCCTTTAACTCGTTTATCATTTAAAACTTGTCCTATTAAGGTTTAAGAGTTTGGGGTCGGGCAAAAATTGTACCTGAAAAATCATTCTATGTTGTCATCCTTAAGTATATATAAGATAAACTCATAACTAAGAATTGAACCTAAAACTTAGAAAGTGAAAAGAATCTAATAAATTAAACCTCACATGGGAACTAAAAAGTTTGAAGATCCTAAAGTCAAATTGATTACTTTAAGAGTCAAAAGCTCGCAATGGACGAAAAGGTAAATTAAGAAATCGAACTTAATTGTAGTTAGACTTTGAGTTATCCAAATGCTTATCACTATTCTAttattaggaataaaaaagttATCCTTATTTAAAACCTCTCATGGCAATCAATTGTGGATAGAGGGGTTTTAAGTTCATTTATGCCAAGGACTTGGGAAAAacacactaatttttttttttggaggggGGTGGTTGTTCTTATTCTTCATATCTCTGTTGTTGTAATTGATCCAATtcaaatctaaataaaataaacaaaaatgataaaaaaaaaaaaaaaaaattgtcctcCTTTTATTCAAAACATTTGGTGCTGTTTGTAGAACAATGTAGGACAAGCCATGGTTTAGATTTTCTAAAACATGGAACTAGTGTTAATCAAGATGAAAAACATCTTCAATaacttataatggcctggttttTCTTTAATCTTCATCAACAATATAGACTCAGTAAGATCTTAACTAGAGATCttatatgataaaatcataaaagaCTTTATCACATCCAATGAATCATCAATGATTGAGATTGGGAATTAGTCCTTTGGTATACAAATTCCTAATGagtgataaaaaatgaaataaataaataaataaatacaagtcCATCGTCCCTTTGATACAAAGAAACCCAGGGATCTTAGAACATCTATCATAGTTCAGACTAGCCATAAGATCCCAAGTTTGTATGCTTCTTCCACCACACTTTCAAGCAAAAGCACCATGGAATTCTATTCCATATCATTTACAGGGTGTAATTCTATCTTCAAAACATACCAAATGCCGGCTTTTGAAACAATGCTTTCAGGTTTTCTCCTCTCTCGGTTCTTGTGGAATGATTGAGGTATGGCGGCACAATAGAAGAACTAACCAGACACTTGCTAAATTTTCTCCTTCAAACACCAGGCGATGCAATCTATTTACCATTGTCCCACTCACTGTTGTGACAGAGATGATCTCTCAATGTCTTGGAGGTTTAAAGTGATGGCTTCTGGCACCTGAGGAAGGGAAACCATTATAACTTTCTGCATTGCTGAGGGCTTTTCTATCTACTGTCCTACATTGGTATTACTGTATTAtgtgtatttgtttttttacttcaCAGGTCGGACACCAACTGTTCTTAAGCGGAAGCGATACTGGGGCTGAGACTCTTcgtcatcatcttcatcatcatcatcatcatcttcgcTAGAATCGTCTTCAACTCTGTCCCACCGTGAGTAATCCAGATTTGAGTGTCCTTTTGGTTTTGGGATTGCTTGCCATCCTTTGGAATCCTGTTCAGATGAATCTTTCTTGCTCAATGTTTGAGGGGCATAAACTCTGACATTGGTAGTAGTTGTTTCAGGCTCAGCTTTCTGATCTATTCTGACAACATCTATTTGatcttttttgtcttcttccaaATTTTTATCAACCTGTTCCTGTGCCTCATCTCTTTTCAGTTCTGTTTCATCTTcatctttatcttcttcttcttcttctccttctcgcTCCTCTTCAGATTCAGGTAATGAAGTATCCCCTTGTGCTTTTGCCTCATCCCTTTCTGGTTCTGCTTCATCTTTGTCTtcgtcttcttcctcttcttctagCTCTGCTTCAGATTCAGGTATCGGAGCAAGTGACTTTCCTTAAGCAAAAAAACCAATCTCTTACTGATGGTTCATTGATAAACATTTAGAAAATGTCACAATTATGGTGTCAAGATCAACTATAGATCATACTTTCCTGGTACCCATCTTTCAAAATGACCAAAAATAATGATTTCTATAGAGACCTTCACTTTGTTTGGGGAAGTGCTAAATGGGGCCAAAGTGtctatttctcatttttcctaTGAGGAGTACATTCCAGCAGAGAAACAGTCAACTACAGCAACCTCTTTACTTTTCCTGAAATTACTAAAGTGCCCCTCAACTTTGTAAAACCTAGAGATTTAGCAGTCATATATAATTGTTGAAGAAATAAGACCTCAAACAACCATGTAACATGCCACACCTTGGAGATCTCAATCCTTTATCAAAAGCTAGTCATCATCAAATATCTATAACAATGAAAATTATCATATTCATTTGAATAGTCACAACAATATAGACAAGAAAAGGAGGCCGAAAAAGGAAGAACATGACATAAGAATCAACCTAATACAAGAAATGACAATGTTCATATTCAATGGGTTAGCATCAGAGAATCACAATCATTTTGTTAAGAAGTTACATCATTATACTAGAATCATCCTAGGACAGCATGTAATAAAAATCTCTTCAGTGAAATTCACTAGACTAGTCACAAGGCCATGTATTATATCTCTCCCAATAGTTCTCTCCATCTTGATTTTAGATCCTAGGTtatcaataagaaaaatatgtaatagaattagaaaaatatCTAGGCAGAAAGAACAAGGCAGGGACTACCAATTGCGTCTTCAGACGGGCTTCAAGGTTCCGATACACTTCTGATGATGGATTCAACTCCATGAGCCTCTTGACGTCAAAGAGTGCTGAGTGGTACTCCTTGAGAGTCACTAGGGTCTGAGCCCGCAGCATCAAAGCTCCAGTGTGCTTGTGATCAAGCTCAAGCACCGAGGTGCATTCTTTTGCTGCCTAACATGATGGGTCAGAAATGTCAATTAAGGTTAacaataatttcctaaaaagaAATAAGTAGAAAGGTTCTTgtttttttgggatgaaaaataGCATTTCTTTATGAACATTGGTATCAACCCAAGGTGGAAAATTTTGACAGTGAAAAGACAAAGATATAGTAAACTCTGCTGACCAAGCATGGAGCTATTTTTAAGATAGATATGATGCCAGTACTAAAAATTGCATGCTTCCCAACATGCTGATCTAAAGCACTGATATGAAAGAAGAAATGCAAGAGAGACTCTTATTTGGGTGTTTTTGGTTCACCTTCTGAGATGGAAATGAAATACATGTTCCTTTTGCTGGTTTAAGTGAAAGTgacacaaaaaggaaaaaaaaaaaaaaaaggtaataactGGAACTTTTTTCCCAAAATGATCCATATTCCTAACAATTAAAAAGGGTTTTTCCTTGCGATCCACCATTCAAAATAACCAGCTCAACCAATTTTATATGGCTCTTGAATGACCGCAGAATATGCAGGCACttcaatttcatgattttttacaTAGCAAACCTTAACATTCATACCAATGGATGCTTgcagcatatatatatattataaaatccatttaagaaatttgagtttataacCAGCTTGGATATTTCTCAAGCTAGTTTGCCTCAGGGTAAAACATGATTTCgtcaaatagaaaatgaaagtcGTACAAGCTTCCAAATAGGGAAAGTGGAGTTAAGGTTCTAAATAAAAGAGATTCCTGCAACCAATGTGGATTTTAATCACCACTTTCCATCTCAGGAAATTCAACTTTTAACTTAAATAATAGGGAAAGAAAGAACTAGTTCAATCTAGGTAAGCAGACCTTTGACGATGTTGTCTTTGTGATAAACCAACCATTtgctttatataaaaatataacaaaatattcAGAGAGAAAACATAATCGCAAGACATGAAGTAAAGGAATGGCATCCATGTGGCATATACTTTTTAAGTGACCAGGACTAAGGTTTGTCTGTGATCAACCTCAAGTCTCAGTTAGTTCCTCTCTTAATACTTTGTAGGATTGGCTCAACATGGAAGCaatgcaaaattaaaaaataacaggcaaacaaaaaaaatattattctatcttttttccttGATGCAGCTAAGGTTTACTAGCAAACAAAGTTCTTCACTCATGACATGTAAAACCacagagaaaaagaagattgaaaaaaataatatagctATCCTTTGTCTCTTAGAAAAGGGTCCACAGTTTGACATTTTAAATGTAAAGTCTAAACCTCAGGAAATGGAGGTGTTGGGACTACCGAGACACTCATCTAAAAAATAGGAACAGTTGTCCAATGAGACTCCTCTTTGTTGGAAGGTAAAACAATTTATCATATATGagtatatcaatattttaaaaggCTAAAGGTGGTCTTGAGGTGTTTTGCCTTAAATAAGACAAGGCAGAAGCCTCGAGGCAGAATCAGGCGTAAGCCTcaacttaaacaaataaataataaaaaaatatcaaaaataaaaaaatactcataaagtcacaagaaaatataataataaaaaagacaaaCTTCACAatgacaaaattaattattttcatttataatagTTAGtaatttggtttctttttctctcattaTTATCAAATAGTTTTCAACATTACTATTACTATCACTTATAGGATCCTCTAAGGAATATAATCATATCCAATTGCTATATTATATTGCTCATTGGTGTTAATATCCATCCATCCTTCTTATTCTTTGTCCACCAATTGTAGtgatatctttttttatttatctatcaaTAATTGGATTTTATATGAGATTAACCACAAAGATAGTCACTAATTCCCTTATTCTTCTCAATCTCTCCTTTTCCCTTTCATTCAGTGTTATCAAAAGCAAAAGGCGATGTCAAGGCGATAAGACTCCTTTTAGCCTAAGGTGAAAGGCTAAAAACATGGCGATAGCTTGACTATAGTAAGgcgataaaaaatatacatataatttaCTTATTCGATACTCAACCAATGTAAGTGTTGTCTTTAACAATCAAcactattaatttttcattcctCATGGtgtcttataaaattaacaaaataataataataattattcaaaatattaaatattatactCTACATCATAAGAAACATCATATTGTTTAGAAAAATATTCATCTTGTTTAAatgcatattttaattttttagacaTCTAAgaagtagaataaaaaacaaaataagagatcGAACATTCTAGAGAAGCTTTGGGCATCATCATCACAATCATCAATGAGAATTAAAATTGTCATTACTTCTATCAAGACTAGATTGAtagttttttatcttattatctctatgattgataatataatattttatcttatgctttgtttaatccaattttagattgaatgaaattataatttaagtatGTTTAATCTTAATTCATGGTCAAAGGCGATTGCCTCTATGCCTTGTGCCTTATCCCAAGGCGATTACCTAGTTGTTGTCTCTTTGAAGCCACCTTGCCTGGGTCTTCAAGAGGCGACTTTTATTTGCTCTGCCTAGCCTAATGGCCTAGGTGAACTAGACAGTTGTCTTTGATAACATTGCTTCCATTTAAAAGATTAATTGTAATTCAACTAAGCCTTATTTTGTAAAAGGTTTAATCAAGCAGGGACCCAATACAAAGCTCATGAAATCTATATTAAAAGTCCACAAAAGCATAGATGATAAAATCCATTAAAACTCATTGAATATTGAGACTTAAGtcacttataaaatatataccaaaagCTCATAAAGGCCAAAAACTCTGGGTATTTGAGGCTTAGGCCTCAACAACCTTGAGGTTATAGCCTCAAAGCTATAGGCCTTGATAGGTTGACGCTTAAGCCTCAATTACCCTAATTAaggctatagcctcaaggcTAATTTGTAGAACCTAGCCCTGAGGTGAGCTTCGAGGTGTAAGCCtcaatagccttttaaaacactCGTGTATGTGGAAATTTACAAACTGCaaatagaaatagaaagaaaaagataagaaacTCTATTGCTCGGCTCCCCTCATCAATAAAAGTCAACCTAACAAGAAGCATCAAGCCATTACATGGAACAACAAGAAGCTtgatatccaaaagaaaagtatGAGATGCAAAACAACTCTTGAGACAAGGTACAAAATCAAAAGCAATAATGGTAGATTTCCTACATTCTACATCTCCAAACATCTCTTTCCCTAGTGCCTAAAATTC
Protein-coding regions in this window:
- the LOC100244491 gene encoding uncharacterized protein LOC100244491; this encodes MAAAAAVVAATTLNKIERAHQMYREGLHEEALGFYTEALAMAKTRAQKIALHSNRAACYLKLHDFDKAAKECTSVLELDHKHTGALMLRAQTLVTLKEYHSALFDVKRLMELNPSSEVYRNLEARLKTQLSLAPIPESEAELEEEEEDEDKDEAEPERDEAKAQGDTSLPESEEEREGEEEEEDKDEDETELKRDEAQEQVDKNLEEDKKDQIDVVRIDQKAEPETTTTNVRVYAPQTLSKKDSSEQDSKGWQAIPKPKGHSNLDYSRWDRVEDDSSEDDDDDDEDDDEESQPQYRFRLRTVGVRPVK